The Bacteroidota bacterium genome contains a region encoding:
- the eboE gene encoding metabolite traffic protein EboE, which produces MKLGQNSAYHLTYCSNIHPGESWQAVRENLDTYTLPLKQQLSPDAPFGVGLRLSDASARELLTGNHLNELVDWLASHDLYVYTFNGFPYGDFHGQVVKDKVYMPDWRTRERVDYTLRLIEILATLLPAGMDGGISTSPLSYKPWLNGDAKAIEDAFATSTAHLAAITEQLVTTHQKTGKLIHIDIEPEPDCLIENIDETIAFFTNWLFPRGRKLLADKLGIAEDEAENLLRTHIRLCYDTCHFAVEFESAADVVKKMSDAGILIGKVQISAAVKVKLPADASQRNAIADRLTPFVESTYLHQVVEQRHDGSLNHYTDLGNALPYILEETAAEWRIHFHVPIFVDDYNQIQSTQGDIVDALKLQVAAPYTTHLEIETYTWGVLPAGLKQDMTTSIYREYDWVLSVLEESDA; this is translated from the coding sequence ATGAAGCTGGGGCAAAACAGCGCGTACCACCTGACCTACTGCAGCAATATCCATCCGGGAGAATCCTGGCAAGCCGTTCGAGAAAACCTCGATACCTATACGCTGCCCCTCAAACAACAACTCTCCCCCGATGCCCCGTTTGGTGTTGGATTGCGGCTATCGGATGCTTCCGCCCGCGAATTGCTCACTGGCAACCATCTCAATGAACTGGTCGACTGGCTCGCATCCCATGATCTGTACGTATACACCTTTAATGGCTTTCCCTATGGCGATTTCCACGGGCAGGTTGTCAAAGACAAGGTATACATGCCTGACTGGCGTACGCGCGAACGGGTTGACTATACGCTGCGGCTGATTGAAATCCTGGCAACCCTGCTGCCGGCTGGTATGGATGGCGGTATTTCTACCTCGCCACTCTCGTACAAACCCTGGCTGAATGGCGATGCCAAAGCAATTGAAGATGCGTTTGCCACCAGCACGGCGCACCTGGCTGCGATCACCGAACAACTGGTAACCACCCACCAGAAAACAGGTAAGCTGATTCACATCGACATCGAACCAGAGCCCGATTGCCTGATCGAAAACATCGATGAAACCATTGCTTTCTTTACCAACTGGCTTTTTCCACGTGGCCGCAAATTGCTGGCTGACAAACTCGGCATAGCTGAAGACGAAGCGGAAAACTTACTCCGCACCCATATTCGACTGTGCTACGACACGTGTCATTTTGCTGTAGAATTTGAATCTGCTGCAGATGTTGTCAAAAAAATGAGCGACGCCGGCATCCTGATTGGTAAAGTTCAGATCAGCGCCGCAGTCAAGGTGAAATTACCTGCGGATGCCAGCCAGCGCAATGCCATTGCCGACCGCCTTACCCCGTTTGTTGAGTCTACGTACCTCCACCAGGTTGTTGAGCAGCGCCACGATGGATCCTTAAACCATTACACCGATCTGGGCAACGCACTGCCCTATATCCTGGAAGAAACCGCAGCCGAGTGGCGTATTCATTTCCATGTCCCGATATTTGTAGACGATTACAACCAGATCCAGTCGACGCAGGGTGACATTGTGGATGCCCTGAAGCTGCAAGTAGCAGCCCCATACACAACCCACCTCGAAATAGAGACGTATACCTGGGGGGTGTTGCCGGCCGGACTCAAGCAAGACATGACAACATCTATTTACAGGGAATACGACTGGGTATTGTCCGTATTGGAGGAATCAGATGCATAA
- a CDS encoding TatD family hydrolase, translating into MATDIYIDPHIHAVSRTTDDYEAMRAAGVVAIIEPAFWFGQPRTSASSFQDYYGMLVGWERFRAAQFGIRHYCAIGLNSKEANQERLADEVMELLPLYACKEGVVAIGEIGYDDMSDLEDRYFRKQLDLARELDMLVMIHTPHRNKKQGTSQSMDRCIEHGLAPSSVIIDHNNEETVKEVLDRGFWAAFTLYPGTKMGNERMVEIVKQYGTERIIVDSAADWGKSDPLAVPKTAKLMAERGIDAASIRKVTYENALAAYGQSGQMKEEDWLTPDPIDQRQLLYGNSVLRGGQVPTVNELTAEKESLIIK; encoded by the coding sequence ATGGCCACCGATATTTATATAGACCCCCATATCCACGCTGTATCCCGCACAACCGATGACTATGAGGCAATGCGTGCCGCTGGTGTTGTTGCCATCATTGAGCCGGCATTCTGGTTTGGCCAACCGCGAACTAGCGCTTCTTCTTTTCAGGATTACTACGGGATGCTTGTTGGTTGGGAACGGTTTCGGGCCGCACAATTCGGCATCCGGCACTACTGCGCGATTGGCTTGAACTCAAAAGAGGCAAATCAGGAAAGGCTCGCAGACGAAGTCATGGAGTTGCTGCCGCTCTATGCCTGCAAAGAAGGGGTCGTTGCCATAGGCGAAATCGGGTATGATGATATGTCGGACCTCGAAGACCGCTACTTCAGAAAGCAACTCGACCTGGCACGCGAGCTTGATATGCTCGTGATGATTCACACGCCGCACCGCAATAAAAAGCAGGGTACCAGCCAGAGCATGGACCGGTGCATCGAACATGGCCTCGCCCCATCCAGCGTTATCATTGACCACAACAATGAAGAGACAGTCAAAGAAGTCCTGGATCGTGGATTCTGGGCTGCTTTCACCCTCTACCCGGGCACCAAAATGGGCAACGAGCGCATGGTAGAGATTGTCAAACAGTACGGCACAGAGCGCATCATCGTAGACAGCGCCGCTGACTGGGGCAAGAGCGATCCGCTTGCGGTCCCCAAAACAGCCAAACTAATGGCTGAACGTGGCATCGATGCGGCGTCTATCCGCAAGGTGACCTATGAAAATGCCCTGGCGGCCTACGGGCAAAGCGGACAAATGAAAGAAGAAGACTGGCTCACCCCCGACCCAATCGACCAGCGCCAACTGCTTTACGGCAACTCAGTATTGCGTGGCGGACAGGTACCGACGGTCAACGAACTAACTGCGGAGAAAGAAAGCTTGATTATTAAGTAG
- a CDS encoding nucleotide pyrophosphatase/phosphodiesterase family protein: MHKTVVLNVVGLTANLMGENTPFLSKWASEGHQATIDPVLPAVTCSAQATYLTGEMPASHGIVGNGWYFRDECEVKFWRQSNHLIQSPKIWDRARDRNADFTCANMFWWYNMYSSADYSVTPRPIYRADGLKLPDAYSHPANLRDELQQKLGTFPLFKFWGPATTIESSQWIADASRHVVDKHAPTLTLVYLPHLDYNLQRVGPNHPKIAQDLKEIDTVCEELITKFEAEGIRVIVLSEYGINEVSKPISLNRIFRNEGFIAIREEMGLELLDAGASKVFAVADHQLAHIYVGDPVLTASVKTLVEQVPGVAMVLDQEGQVAYGIDHPRSGELVAVSDPDAWFTYYYWLDDNKAPDFARTVDIHRKPGYDPVELFTNPDFSMPMLQVARRLIRKKLGFRYLMDVIPLDASLVKGSHGHLTADPEESPLLITRHKTSIPEDRIRPTRVHDIMLDHVFS; encoded by the coding sequence ATGCATAAAACCGTAGTGCTGAATGTTGTCGGGCTTACGGCCAACTTGATGGGCGAAAACACGCCTTTTCTCTCAAAATGGGCCAGCGAAGGCCACCAGGCCACCATTGATCCTGTGCTGCCGGCTGTTACCTGCTCTGCACAAGCTACCTACCTCACTGGTGAAATGCCGGCTTCGCATGGCATTGTTGGCAACGGGTGGTATTTTCGCGATGAGTGCGAAGTTAAATTCTGGCGACAATCAAACCACCTGATTCAGTCGCCAAAAATATGGGACCGGGCGCGCGACCGGAATGCCGACTTTACCTGTGCCAATATGTTCTGGTGGTACAACATGTACTCGTCGGCTGACTATTCGGTGACCCCGCGGCCTATCTACCGCGCAGATGGCCTCAAGCTACCTGACGCCTACTCACACCCAGCCAACCTGCGCGATGAGCTCCAGCAAAAATTGGGGACCTTTCCGCTGTTCAAATTCTGGGGCCCGGCCACAACGATCGAATCCAGTCAATGGATTGCCGACGCCTCCCGGCACGTTGTCGACAAACACGCGCCGACGCTCACACTCGTTTACCTGCCGCACCTGGATTACAACCTGCAGCGCGTTGGTCCCAATCACCCCAAAATTGCCCAAGACCTCAAAGAAATTGATACCGTCTGCGAAGAGTTGATTACAAAATTTGAAGCAGAAGGCATCCGCGTAATTGTGCTCTCGGAATACGGTATCAATGAAGTATCAAAGCCCATTTCGCTGAACCGTATTTTTCGAAACGAAGGATTTATTGCGATTCGGGAAGAGATGGGGCTTGAGTTGCTCGACGCCGGCGCCAGTAAGGTGTTTGCCGTTGCAGATCACCAGTTGGCGCACATCTACGTCGGCGACCCGGTGCTGACAGCCAGTGTAAAAACGCTGGTTGAACAAGTGCCCGGTGTTGCCATGGTACTGGATCAGGAAGGCCAGGTGGCATATGGCATTGATCATCCGCGGTCAGGCGAACTTGTTGCAGTCTCTGATCCGGATGCCTGGTTTACGTATTACTACTGGCTGGATGACAACAAAGCGCCCGACTTTGCGCGCACAGTGGACATCCACAGAAAACCCGGCTACGATCCGGTTGAGTTGTTTACCAACCCCGACTTCTCAATGCCGATGCTGCAGGTTGCGCGCCGGCTCATCAGGAAAAAACTAGGCTTTCGGTATTTGATGGATGTTATCCCGCTCGATGCATCCCTCGTGAAAGGCTCACACGGTCACCTTACGGCTGACCCTGAGGAAAGTCCGCTTCTTATTACCCGGCACAAAACCTCCATACCGGAAGATCGCATTCGTCCCACACGCGTACACGACATCATGCTCGACCACGTTTTTTCGTGA
- the eboC gene encoding UbiA-like protein EboC (EboC, a homolog the polyprenyltransferase UbiA, belongs to system of proteins involved in the trafficking of precursor metabolites to an extracytoplasmic compartment so that the biosynthesis of certain natural products, such as scytonemin, can be completed.), with translation MSLFRTLRAYLELARPANVVTAWADILAGAAASGLIAIWVGGAFTLSLHSPILWLLLATTGLYAGGVVLNDVFDAALDAEERPERAIPSGRASKTGAAVFGIALLAGGTAAAFAWHMLSGCIAIVVALLAVLYDRFGKHHTLLGPINMGLCRGGNLLLGVSAIPAVVPEFWFLAILPIVYIGAITAISQGEVHGGSSTTGRVAVIFILSVVSGMLLMGLLPAFKLLHGLPFLLLFGWMVLPSFLKAAQYPEAHHIRRAVGAGIMGLIPLNATLAAGFAGWPMGIIVLLLLPISIGLARLFAVT, from the coding sequence ATGTCCCTCTTCCGCACCTTGCGCGCGTACCTCGAGCTTGCCCGGCCGGCAAACGTCGTCACTGCATGGGCGGATATTCTGGCAGGTGCCGCAGCTTCGGGGCTGATTGCGATCTGGGTCGGCGGTGCATTTACGTTGAGCCTGCACTCACCAATTCTCTGGTTGCTTCTGGCGACAACGGGCCTGTATGCCGGCGGTGTTGTACTCAATGATGTGTTTGATGCCGCGCTAGACGCAGAGGAACGCCCGGAACGTGCGATTCCAAGCGGTAGAGCTTCTAAAACCGGCGCTGCAGTTTTTGGTATTGCCTTACTCGCCGGCGGAACTGCTGCAGCTTTTGCGTGGCACATGCTAAGCGGATGCATTGCCATTGTGGTGGCGTTACTGGCCGTACTCTACGACCGCTTTGGCAAACATCACACCTTACTTGGTCCGATCAACATGGGCCTTTGTCGCGGCGGCAACCTGTTGCTCGGCGTAAGCGCAATACCCGCAGTAGTGCCAGAATTCTGGTTTCTTGCCATACTCCCGATCGTTTACATCGGCGCCATTACAGCCATTAGCCAGGGCGAAGTACACGGCGGCTCCAGCACAACAGGACGCGTTGCGGTCATCTTTATCCTTTCCGTTGTCAGCGGTATGCTATTGATGGGCCTGCTTCCTGCCTTCAAGCTGCTCCATGGCCTGCCGTTCCTCTTGTTATTTGGATGGATGGTGTTACCGTCCTTCCTCAAGGCTGCGCAATACCCTGAAGCCCATCACATCCGCCGCGCAGTTGGCGCCGGCATCATGGGGTTGATTCCCCTTAATGCAACACTTGCAGCCGGTTTTGCCGGTTGGCCGATGGGCATTATTGTCCTGCTCCTGCTGCCGATATCCATAGGATTGGCCCGGCTCTTTGCGGTCACTTAA
- a CDS encoding 3-dehydroquinate synthase, producing MMKPIQQRFSISYAYDVLFTEHLFSVTNNTLVDALTRNADTPVDVFFVIDDGVHQHHPTLLADIDAYFAPHESLINRAGDPCIIPGGEDAKNDAAHTEAIQQAVYEHKICRHSFIVAIGGGAVLDMAGYAAATSHRGVRHIRIPTTVLSQNDSGVGVKNSVNAFGSKNFLGTFAPPDAVINDFNFLHTLDDRDWRAGISEAIKVALIKDPAFFTFIHENAASLAPDVRDMPAMQHLIHRCAALHVSHISAYGDPFERGSSRPLDFGHWAAHKLESITNFAIRHGEAVAIGIALDCCYAHLVGKLSEASLTLILQTFETLGFALYVPALSSHLDDPTHPQSLFRGLSEFREHLGGELTVLLLDAIGKSTEVHEVDYDIYRKAVAMLKSRETARNSLKVAAATK from the coding sequence ATGATGAAACCCATCCAGCAGCGTTTTTCTATTTCATATGCCTACGATGTTCTGTTTACCGAGCATCTTTTTTCGGTTACCAACAACACATTGGTTGACGCGCTCACACGCAATGCAGATACTCCGGTTGACGTGTTTTTCGTGATCGATGATGGCGTTCATCAGCACCACCCAACCCTGCTGGCTGATATTGATGCCTACTTTGCGCCCCATGAATCCCTCATAAACCGTGCAGGTGATCCCTGCATTATTCCCGGCGGAGAAGACGCAAAAAATGATGCGGCCCATACCGAAGCCATTCAGCAAGCCGTCTACGAACACAAAATTTGCCGGCACTCTTTTATTGTCGCTATAGGTGGCGGTGCTGTGCTTGATATGGCAGGCTATGCAGCTGCTACATCACACCGAGGCGTTCGCCATATTCGAATCCCAACCACTGTCCTTTCGCAAAACGATTCCGGGGTTGGGGTAAAAAACAGCGTCAATGCATTTGGCAGTAAAAATTTCCTAGGCACATTCGCCCCACCCGATGCCGTCATCAATGATTTCAATTTCCTGCACACCCTGGACGACCGCGATTGGCGCGCTGGGATTTCAGAAGCCATAAAAGTGGCCCTGATCAAAGATCCGGCATTTTTCACCTTCATTCACGAAAACGCAGCTTCGCTTGCACCAGATGTACGCGATATGCCGGCCATGCAGCATCTTATCCACCGCTGCGCGGCCTTACATGTCTCCCATATATCAGCATACGGCGACCCATTTGAGCGCGGAAGCTCGCGGCCCCTCGACTTTGGTCACTGGGCAGCCCATAAGTTGGAATCAATCACAAACTTTGCTATTCGGCATGGTGAAGCCGTGGCCATAGGCATCGCCCTCGACTGTTGCTACGCGCACCTGGTCGGCAAACTTTCCGAAGCTTCGCTGACTCTGATCCTGCAGACCTTCGAAACACTCGGGTTTGCATTGTACGTACCGGCGCTTTCGTCACACCTGGACGACCCAACCCATCCCCAGTCACTTTTCCGGGGGCTCTCAGAATTTCGCGAACATCTGGGTGGTGAGCTTACGGTATTGTTACTCGATGCCATTGGGAAAAGCACGGAAGTTCACGAAGTTGATTACGACATCTACCGAAAAGCCGTTGCCATGCTTAAATCCCGAGAAACTGCACGCAATTCACTGAAAGTTGCCGCCGCAACGAAGTAG